In the genome of Xanthobacteraceae bacterium, one region contains:
- a CDS encoding UDP-glucose/GDP-mannose dehydrogenase family protein, protein MHIVMIGAGYVGLVSGTCFADFGHTVTCVDTDAAKIDALKNGRIPIFEPGLEDLVARNVREGRLHFTGSIEDALKNAEVVFIAVGTPSRRGDGHADISYVLEAARDIARNATGPLVVVTKSTVPVGTGDEIEKVIAAEKPKAKLSVASNPEFLREGAAIEDFKRPDRIVIGTNDDEAREVMAAVYRPLNLNQVPILFTARRTAELIKYAANAFLATKITFINEMADLAEKVGANVQEVARGIGLDNRIGGKFLHAGPGYGGSCFPKDTLALIRTAREAGAPSQIVESVVAVNDARKKAMAERVIAACGGNVKGKTVAVLGLAFKPNTDDMRDAPSLAIIPALQEAGAKVRAHDPESMKQASAMLKDVAFAEGPYEAANGAHALVIITEWDAYRALDLDRIKSLLADPVVVDMRNIYRPAEMLEKGFRYVSIGRPLG, encoded by the coding sequence ATGCATATCGTCATGATCGGCGCGGGATATGTGGGGCTGGTTTCCGGCACCTGCTTTGCCGATTTCGGACATACGGTGACATGCGTCGATACCGACGCCGCCAAGATCGACGCCCTGAAGAACGGCAGGATTCCGATCTTCGAGCCGGGCCTCGAAGATCTGGTTGCACGCAACGTGCGCGAAGGCCGCCTGCATTTCACCGGCAGCATCGAGGACGCGCTGAAGAACGCGGAAGTGGTGTTCATCGCGGTCGGCACGCCGTCGCGGCGCGGCGACGGCCATGCGGACATTTCCTATGTGCTGGAAGCCGCGCGCGACATTGCCCGCAATGCCACGGGCCCGCTGGTCGTCGTCACGAAATCGACTGTGCCGGTCGGCACCGGCGACGAAATTGAAAAGGTAATCGCCGCCGAGAAGCCGAAGGCTAAACTCTCCGTCGCGTCGAACCCTGAATTCCTGCGCGAGGGTGCGGCCATCGAGGATTTCAAGCGCCCCGACCGCATCGTGATCGGCACCAACGACGACGAAGCGCGCGAAGTCATGGCGGCGGTCTATCGTCCACTCAATCTGAATCAGGTGCCGATCCTGTTCACCGCGCGGCGCACCGCCGAACTCATCAAGTATGCGGCCAACGCATTCCTTGCGACCAAGATCACCTTCATCAACGAGATGGCGGACCTTGCCGAGAAGGTCGGCGCCAACGTGCAGGAAGTCGCGCGCGGTATCGGCCTCGACAACCGCATCGGCGGAAAGTTTCTCCATGCCGGTCCCGGCTATGGCGGTTCGTGCTTTCCGAAAGACACGCTCGCGCTGATCCGCACCGCGCGCGAGGCGGGCGCGCCAAGCCAGATCGTCGAGAGCGTGGTCGCCGTGAACGACGCGCGCAAGAAAGCGATGGCCGAGCGCGTGATCGCCGCCTGCGGCGGCAACGTGAAGGGCAAGACCGTCGCCGTGCTCGGCCTCGCCTTCAAGCCGAACACCGACGACATGCGCGACGCGCCGAGCCTCGCGATCATCCCCGCCTTGCAGGAAGCCGGTGCGAAAGTCCGCGCCCACGATCCCGAAAGCATGAAGCAGGCATCTGCCATGCTGAAGGATGTCGCCTTCGCGGAAGGTCCCTATGAGGCGGCAAATGGCGCCCATGCGCTGGTGATCATCACCGAGTGGGATGCTTACCGCGCGCTCGACCTCGACCGCATCAAATCCCTGCTGGCCGACCCCGTGGTGGTGGATATGCGCAACATCTACCGCCCCGCCGAAATGCTGGAAAAAGGCTTCCGCTACGTTTCCATAGGCCGCCCGCTGGGCTGA
- the galU gene encoding UTP--glucose-1-phosphate uridylyltransferase GalU, whose translation MPRIRKAVFPVAGLGTRFLPATKAMPKEMLTVVDRPVIQHVVDEARAAGIEHFVFVTGRNKGAIEDHFDRQTELEDTLKARGKKAELEILEAAMLHAGEASFTRQQSPLGLGHAVWCARDIIGNEPFAVLLPDVLVLAKQRGCLAQMLEVQAELGDKSNLIAVEEIPADQTHQYGVVGMGAKKGRAFEITQMVEKPAKGTAPSNNIVTGRYILQPEIFGVLEKGERGAGGEIQLTDAMITLAKSQKFYGYNFDGRTYDCGSKLGFIAANLAFGLARGDIAPALRGEIARITAKS comes from the coding sequence ATGCCCCGCATCCGCAAGGCCGTGTTTCCCGTCGCCGGTCTCGGCACCCGCTTTCTGCCCGCCACCAAGGCGATGCCGAAGGAAATGCTGACCGTGGTGGATCGTCCGGTCATCCAGCATGTCGTGGACGAGGCGCGCGCGGCGGGCATCGAGCATTTCGTATTCGTCACCGGCCGCAACAAGGGCGCGATCGAGGATCACTTCGACCGCCAGACCGAACTCGAAGACACGCTGAAAGCGCGCGGCAAGAAGGCCGAGCTGGAAATCCTCGAAGCCGCGATGCTGCATGCGGGCGAAGCCAGCTTCACGCGCCAGCAATCGCCGCTCGGCCTCGGCCATGCGGTATGGTGCGCACGCGACATTATCGGCAACGAGCCGTTCGCCGTGCTGCTGCCGGACGTGCTGGTGCTCGCGAAACAAAGAGGCTGCCTCGCGCAGATGCTCGAAGTGCAGGCCGAGCTTGGCGATAAATCCAACCTGATCGCGGTCGAGGAAATTCCCGCCGACCAGACGCATCAATACGGCGTGGTCGGCATGGGCGCGAAGAAAGGCCGCGCGTTCGAGATTACGCAGATGGTCGAGAAGCCCGCGAAGGGCACTGCGCCGTCGAACAACATCGTCACGGGCCGCTATATTCTCCAGCCGGAAATCTTCGGCGTGCTGGAAAAGGGCGAGCGCGGCGCAGGCGGCGAAATCCAGTTGACCGACGCGATGATTACGCTCGCGAAGTCGCAGAAATTCTACGGCTACAATTTCGACGGAAGGACGTACGACTGCGGCTCGAAGCTCGGCTTCATCGCCGCCAACCTTGCCTTCGGCCTTGCGCGCGGAGACATCGCGCCCGCGTTGCGTGGCGAAATCGCGCGCATCACCGCGAAGTCGTGA